One Centroberyx gerrardi isolate f3 chromosome 6, fCenGer3.hap1.cur.20231027, whole genome shotgun sequence genomic region harbors:
- the LOC144539398 gene encoding uncharacterized protein LOC144539398 isoform X2 yields the protein MTSLAREAVEKICQLFTECSSLLRLEVTQGVAENEDLQRRLEAAEAELRLVLEGSGGQEEAEQQLTEGGQKEGRRVPANGGSYTGAEGEAVQTSHRSGRKSRGVVASGDAGVKRSPIIHLWKGRAYEDSIRPVIIKEEGLEAFADQASPDSGQYPDDPGQDDDNDPDYQLEPEDPDDGDPGYTTRPKRVVKPKSPRGRSKKDSQSQSQQPLSCKHCRKTFTKLLQLKAHQAVHGANAEKPFHCSQCGRGFSFQRSLNAHMLLHTGERPHTCDVCGKGFTLKQLLRNHQRLHAEVRPFSCDQCGKSFYRAHGLKMHQMVHTGERAYNCQYCSKSFTIQGNLQRHLRIHTGEKPFSCETCGKSFNQADTLKGHQRIHTGERPFSCETCGKCFIQKSVLKMHQKTSHSGENALACVACGTAVACVDSLRAHLQTHAATIPCTCVLCGRRLSSITDLRAHQQHHTVERPHSCGLCGKSFKSSSYLKIHLKTHSGERPFSCDICGRMFTQHSSLKSHQVVHTGEKPFSCDTCGKCFSNTGNLNRHQRIHTGEKPFSCDQCGRSFNQGNSLKAHQQIHTGEKQFMCDKCGKSFSYLRNLKDHKCFYV from the exons ATGACGTCTCTGGCCAGAGAAGCTGTTGAGAAGATCTGCCAGCTGTTCACCGAATGTTCCTCTCTGCTCAGACTAGAA GTGACCCAGGGAGTGGCAGAGAACGAGGACCTgcagaggaggctggaggcggcggaggcagAGCTGCGGCTGGTGCTGGAGGGCAGCGGAGGccaggaggaggcggagcagcAGCTGACggagggaggacagaaggagggCAGGAGGGTCCCGGCTAACGGTGGCAGCTACACaggagcggagggagaggcTGTTCAGACCAGCCACCGCTCCGGGAGGAAGAGCCGCGGAG tcGTGGCTAGCGGTGATGCAGGAGTGAAGAGATCACCCATAATTCACCTGTGGAAAGGCAGAGCGTATGAG gacagTATCCGACCTGTCATTATAAAGGAGGAGGGGCTGGAGGCCTTCGCTGACCAGGCCTCTCCTGATTCGGGTCAGTACCCAGACGACCCGGGACAGGACGATGACAACGACCCAGACTACCAG TTGGAGCCAGAAGATCCAGATGACGGCGACCCGGGATACACCACCAGACCCAAACGCGTCGTGAAGCCCAAGTCCCCTCGAGGCCGATCCAAGAAGGACAGCCAGAGTCAGAGCCAGCAGCCTCTGAGCTGCAAACACTGCAGGAAAACCTTCACCAAGCTGCTGCAGCTCAAAGCCCACCAGGCCGTCCACGGGGCGAACGCCGAGAAGCCCTTCCACTGCTCCCAGTGCGGCAGAGGCTTCTCCTTCCAGCGCAGCCTCAACGCACACATGCTGCTTCACACAG GAGAGAGACCCCACACCTGCGATGTTTGCGGGAAGGGCTTCACTCTGAAGCAGCTGCTGAGAAACCACCAGCGTCTCCACGCCGAGGTCCGGCCGTTCAGCTGCGACCAGTGCGGCAAGAGCTTCTACCGAGCCCACGGCCTGAAGATGCACCAGATGGTCCACACCGGAGAGCGGGCCTACAACTGCCAGTACTGCAGCAAGAGCTTCACCATCCAAGGTAACCTGCAGCGCCACCTGCGCATACACACGGGGGAAAAGCCGTTCAGCTGCGAGACGTGCGGGAAAAGCTTCAACCAGGCCGACACTCTGAAAGGCCATCAGAGGATACACACCGGCGAGCGGCCCTTCAGCTGCGAGACCTGCGGCAAGTGCTTCATCCAGAAGAGTGTCTTGAAGATGCACCAGAAGACCTCTCACTCGGGCGAGAACGCGCTGGCCTGCGTGGCGTGCGGGACCGCGGTGGCCTGCGTCGACTCGCTGCGCGCGCACCTCCAGACGCACGCGGCCACCATCCCCTGCACCTGCGTGCTCTGCGGCCGGCGGCTCAGCTCCATCACGGACCTGCGCGCGCACCAGCAGCACCACACGGTGGAGCGGCCTCACAGCTGCGGCCTCTGTGGGAAGAGCTTCAAGTCGTCCAGTTACCTGAAGATTCACCTGAAGACGCACAGCGGGGAGCGGCCCTTCTCGTGCGACATCTGCGGTCGCATGTTTACGCAGCACAGCAGCCTTAAATCTCATCAG GTGGTCCACACGGGAGAGAAACCGTTCAGCTGCGACACGTGCGGGAAATGTTTCAGCAACACGGGAAACCTGAACAGACACCAGCGCATCCACACGGGCGAGAAGCCGTTCAGCTGCGACCAGTGCGGACGCAGCTTCAACCAGGGCAACAGCCTGAAGGCCCACCAGCAGATCCACACCGGCGAGAAACAGTTCATGTGCGACAAGTGCGGCAAGAGCTTCTCCTACCTGAGGAACCTGAAGGACCACAAGTGTTTTTACGTCTGA
- the LOC144539398 gene encoding uncharacterized protein LOC144539398 isoform X1, whose amino-acid sequence MSALEEQVGAILELMVNATVTEMTKVIGGSDSTRPEVPCTTENTTGSSDEKVIQFSVFMTSLAREAVEKICQLFTECSSLLRLEVTQGVAENEDLQRRLEAAEAELRLVLEGSGGQEEAEQQLTEGGQKEGRRVPANGGSYTGAEGEAVQTSHRSGRKSRGVVASGDAGVKRSPIIHLWKGRAYEDSIRPVIIKEEGLEAFADQASPDSGQYPDDPGQDDDNDPDYQLEPEDPDDGDPGYTTRPKRVVKPKSPRGRSKKDSQSQSQQPLSCKHCRKTFTKLLQLKAHQAVHGANAEKPFHCSQCGRGFSFQRSLNAHMLLHTGERPHTCDVCGKGFTLKQLLRNHQRLHAEVRPFSCDQCGKSFYRAHGLKMHQMVHTGERAYNCQYCSKSFTIQGNLQRHLRIHTGEKPFSCETCGKSFNQADTLKGHQRIHTGERPFSCETCGKCFIQKSVLKMHQKTSHSGENALACVACGTAVACVDSLRAHLQTHAATIPCTCVLCGRRLSSITDLRAHQQHHTVERPHSCGLCGKSFKSSSYLKIHLKTHSGERPFSCDICGRMFTQHSSLKSHQVVHTGEKPFSCDTCGKCFSNTGNLNRHQRIHTGEKPFSCDQCGRSFNQGNSLKAHQQIHTGEKQFMCDKCGKSFSYLRNLKDHKCFYV is encoded by the exons GTGATCCAGTTCAGTGTGTTCATGACGTCTCTGGCCAGAGAAGCTGTTGAGAAGATCTGCCAGCTGTTCACCGAATGTTCCTCTCTGCTCAGACTAGAA GTGACCCAGGGAGTGGCAGAGAACGAGGACCTgcagaggaggctggaggcggcggaggcagAGCTGCGGCTGGTGCTGGAGGGCAGCGGAGGccaggaggaggcggagcagcAGCTGACggagggaggacagaaggagggCAGGAGGGTCCCGGCTAACGGTGGCAGCTACACaggagcggagggagaggcTGTTCAGACCAGCCACCGCTCCGGGAGGAAGAGCCGCGGAG tcGTGGCTAGCGGTGATGCAGGAGTGAAGAGATCACCCATAATTCACCTGTGGAAAGGCAGAGCGTATGAG gacagTATCCGACCTGTCATTATAAAGGAGGAGGGGCTGGAGGCCTTCGCTGACCAGGCCTCTCCTGATTCGGGTCAGTACCCAGACGACCCGGGACAGGACGATGACAACGACCCAGACTACCAG TTGGAGCCAGAAGATCCAGATGACGGCGACCCGGGATACACCACCAGACCCAAACGCGTCGTGAAGCCCAAGTCCCCTCGAGGCCGATCCAAGAAGGACAGCCAGAGTCAGAGCCAGCAGCCTCTGAGCTGCAAACACTGCAGGAAAACCTTCACCAAGCTGCTGCAGCTCAAAGCCCACCAGGCCGTCCACGGGGCGAACGCCGAGAAGCCCTTCCACTGCTCCCAGTGCGGCAGAGGCTTCTCCTTCCAGCGCAGCCTCAACGCACACATGCTGCTTCACACAG GAGAGAGACCCCACACCTGCGATGTTTGCGGGAAGGGCTTCACTCTGAAGCAGCTGCTGAGAAACCACCAGCGTCTCCACGCCGAGGTCCGGCCGTTCAGCTGCGACCAGTGCGGCAAGAGCTTCTACCGAGCCCACGGCCTGAAGATGCACCAGATGGTCCACACCGGAGAGCGGGCCTACAACTGCCAGTACTGCAGCAAGAGCTTCACCATCCAAGGTAACCTGCAGCGCCACCTGCGCATACACACGGGGGAAAAGCCGTTCAGCTGCGAGACGTGCGGGAAAAGCTTCAACCAGGCCGACACTCTGAAAGGCCATCAGAGGATACACACCGGCGAGCGGCCCTTCAGCTGCGAGACCTGCGGCAAGTGCTTCATCCAGAAGAGTGTCTTGAAGATGCACCAGAAGACCTCTCACTCGGGCGAGAACGCGCTGGCCTGCGTGGCGTGCGGGACCGCGGTGGCCTGCGTCGACTCGCTGCGCGCGCACCTCCAGACGCACGCGGCCACCATCCCCTGCACCTGCGTGCTCTGCGGCCGGCGGCTCAGCTCCATCACGGACCTGCGCGCGCACCAGCAGCACCACACGGTGGAGCGGCCTCACAGCTGCGGCCTCTGTGGGAAGAGCTTCAAGTCGTCCAGTTACCTGAAGATTCACCTGAAGACGCACAGCGGGGAGCGGCCCTTCTCGTGCGACATCTGCGGTCGCATGTTTACGCAGCACAGCAGCCTTAAATCTCATCAG GTGGTCCACACGGGAGAGAAACCGTTCAGCTGCGACACGTGCGGGAAATGTTTCAGCAACACGGGAAACCTGAACAGACACCAGCGCATCCACACGGGCGAGAAGCCGTTCAGCTGCGACCAGTGCGGACGCAGCTTCAACCAGGGCAACAGCCTGAAGGCCCACCAGCAGATCCACACCGGCGAGAAACAGTTCATGTGCGACAAGTGCGGCAAGAGCTTCTCCTACCTGAGGAACCTGAAGGACCACAAGTGTTTTTACGTCTGA